The following proteins come from a genomic window of Geminicoccaceae bacterium SCSIO 64248:
- the aroA gene encoding 3-phosphoshikimate 1-carboxyvinyltransferase: MTDALTINPPSRPLRGQVTLPGSKSITNRALLLAALARGTSHLTGALKSDDTHHMAHALRTMGVIVEEPDPISFVVISDGVLRKPNAPLFLGNAGTAMRFLTAAAALVAGPVALTGNAAMQKRPIAPLVASLRSLGIVVEAPTGCPPVTVRGRGSFDGDTVTVDAESSSQYVSALLMLAAGGQRPVLVALEGDAIGARGYIDLTVTAMRRFGAQVERQGATAWMVQPGGYRAADLHVEPDASAATYLWAAEALTNGAIDIGSAADAFTQPDALAYDLIRRFPHMPAEIDGSQMQDAVPTLAVLAAFNATPVRFVRVSNLRVKECDRLRAMATELSRLSPNLAIEEVDDLVVTPVSPECFRPARIETYADHRIAMSMALAGLRVPGIAILDPACVNKTYPGYWRDLTSLGLALESELSHMR; encoded by the coding sequence ATGACGGACGCTCTGACCATCAATCCGCCAAGCCGGCCGCTGCGAGGTCAGGTGACCCTGCCCGGTTCAAAATCCATTACCAACAGAGCGTTGTTGCTGGCAGCGCTGGCGCGCGGCACCAGCCACCTGACCGGCGCGCTGAAAAGCGACGATACGCACCACATGGCTCACGCTTTGCGGACCATGGGCGTGATCGTCGAGGAGCCGGATCCGATCAGCTTCGTTGTCATCAGTGATGGCGTACTTCGCAAGCCGAATGCACCGCTCTTCCTCGGCAACGCTGGCACTGCCATGCGGTTCCTAACTGCTGCGGCCGCGCTGGTCGCCGGCCCGGTGGCGTTGACGGGCAACGCTGCGATGCAAAAGCGTCCGATTGCTCCCCTGGTGGCCTCGCTGCGTTCCCTTGGGATCGTGGTGGAGGCTCCAACCGGCTGCCCGCCCGTCACCGTCCGAGGCAGAGGAAGCTTCGACGGCGATACAGTAACGGTCGATGCCGAGTCATCCAGCCAGTACGTCTCGGCGCTGTTGATGCTGGCCGCGGGTGGCCAGAGACCGGTGCTGGTCGCGTTGGAAGGGGACGCCATCGGCGCGCGCGGCTACATCGATCTCACCGTCACTGCGATGCGGCGCTTCGGTGCCCAGGTGGAGCGTCAGGGTGCTACGGCATGGATGGTGCAACCCGGCGGCTATCGCGCCGCCGACCTGCATGTCGAGCCCGACGCCTCCGCTGCCACCTACCTTTGGGCAGCGGAAGCGCTGACCAACGGTGCTATCGACATCGGCAGCGCGGCTGATGCATTCACCCAGCCCGATGCTCTTGCCTATGACTTGATACGTCGATTCCCTCACATGCCGGCGGAAATCGACGGGTCGCAGATGCAGGACGCGGTGCCAACCCTGGCGGTGTTGGCCGCCTTCAACGCCACACCCGTGCGTTTCGTCCGCGTCTCGAACCTGCGGGTCAAGGAATGCGATCGACTTCGGGCGATGGCTACCGAGCTTTCGCGCCTCTCTCCGAATCTGGCGATCGAGGAGGTCGACGATCTGGTGGTGACGCCTGTATCGCCGGAATGCTTCCGCCCCGCTCGGATTGAGACCTACGCGGACCATCGGATCGCCATGAGCATGGCTCTGGCGGGATTGCGCGTGCCTGGCATAGCCATTCTGGACCCAGCCTGCGTGAACAAAACCTACCCGGGTTACTGGCGGGATCTAACGAGCCTGGGACTCGCGTTGGAATCCGAACTCAGTCACATGCGATAG
- a CDS encoding PhzF family phenazine biosynthesis protein, which translates to MRDAEYVLADVFTETPYQGNPLAVFPDGRGLDARQMQAIARELNLAETTFVLPPETPGALARVRIFTPVEELPFAGHPTVGTAVVLARADGPAHGRERIVFDLGVGPVAVRLGEGGRYAELEREGAAERRELEVPADLVLSALGLGDADAAGVPWQASFGVPFLLVPLRDREAVARARLATGALDALADRLWASRLVYPFAVLRAEPGAAHLRARMFAPAIGVPEDPATGAGATALAGSIRGLEAKDGRLGLTIDQGVEMGRPSRIDATALYRGDAVASVRIGGFAVPIGRGALTPP; encoded by the coding sequence ATGCGCGACGCCGAGTACGTGCTGGCCGACGTGTTCACCGAGACGCCCTACCAGGGCAACCCGCTCGCCGTCTTTCCCGATGGGCGCGGCCTCGACGCACGGCAGATGCAGGCGATCGCGCGTGAGCTGAACCTGGCGGAGACGACCTTCGTCCTGCCGCCCGAGACGCCGGGCGCGCTGGCGCGCGTGCGCATCTTCACGCCGGTCGAGGAACTGCCGTTCGCCGGCCATCCCACGGTCGGGACCGCGGTGGTCCTCGCCCGCGCGGACGGTCCCGCGCACGGCCGGGAGCGGATCGTGTTCGATCTCGGCGTGGGCCCGGTCGCGGTGCGCCTGGGCGAAGGCGGGCGCTACGCCGAGCTGGAACGGGAAGGCGCCGCCGAGCGCCGCGAGCTTGAGGTCCCGGCCGACCTGGTGCTGAGCGCCCTGGGCCTGGGCGACGCCGACGCGGCCGGCGTGCCCTGGCAGGCGAGCTTCGGCGTGCCCTTCCTGCTCGTGCCGCTGCGGGACCGGGAGGCCGTGGCGCGCGCCCGCCTCGCCACCGGCGCGCTCGATGCGCTCGCCGACCGGCTCTGGGCCAGCCGCCTCGTCTATCCCTTCGCGGTGCTGCGGGCGGAGCCGGGCGCGGCGCACCTTCGTGCCCGCATGTTCGCGCCCGCGATCGGCGTGCCCGAGGATCCCGCGACCGGCGCCGGGGCCACGGCCCTGGCCGGCAGCATCCGGGGGCTCGAGGCGAAGGACGGCCGGCTCGGCCTGACCATCGACCAGGGCGTGGAGATGGGTCGGCCCAGCCGGATCGACGCCACCGCGCTCTATCGCGGCGACGCGGTCGCGTCGGTGCGGATCGGCGGCTTCGCGGTTCCGATCGGGCGCGGCGCGCTCACGCCGCCCTGA
- the argB gene encoding acetylglutamate kinase: MTQTHAPTAATLIEALPYMRKFSGETFVIKYGGHAMGDREVAQDFARDVVLLKQVGINPVVVHGGGPQIKAMLDRLRIQSAFVDGLRVTDEATVEIVEMVLAGSINKQIVQAIQAVGGKAVGLSGKDGRLIEAQKLTRTRRDPDSQIEQVIDLGFVGEPKAVNVEVLKAFEGTDLIPVIAPIAAGEDGSTYNMNADTAAGAIAAALSARKLMMLTDVTGVLGADRELLRTVTAADVRRMIGDGTISGGMIPKVETCLHAVENGVRETYILDGRTRHVVLLEIFTAEGTGTEIRLV, encoded by the coding sequence ATGACCCAGACGCACGCGCCCACCGCCGCCACGCTGATCGAAGCCTTGCCCTATATGCGCAAGTTCAGCGGCGAGACCTTCGTGATCAAGTATGGCGGCCACGCCATGGGCGATCGCGAGGTCGCCCAGGACTTCGCGCGCGACGTCGTCCTGCTCAAGCAGGTCGGCATCAACCCGGTCGTGGTCCACGGCGGCGGGCCGCAGATCAAGGCGATGCTCGACCGGCTGCGCATCCAGAGCGCGTTCGTCGACGGCCTGCGCGTCACCGACGAGGCGACGGTCGAGATCGTCGAGATGGTCCTGGCCGGCAGCATCAACAAGCAGATCGTCCAGGCGATCCAGGCCGTCGGCGGCAAGGCGGTCGGCCTGTCCGGCAAGGACGGACGCCTGATCGAGGCGCAGAAGCTGACGCGGACCCGGCGCGACCCCGACAGCCAGATCGAGCAGGTGATCGATCTCGGCTTCGTCGGCGAGCCGAAAGCGGTCAATGTCGAGGTCCTGAAGGCGTTCGAGGGCACCGACCTCATCCCGGTGATCGCGCCGATCGCGGCCGGCGAGGACGGCAGCACCTACAACATGAACGCGGACACGGCCGCCGGGGCGATCGCCGCGGCCCTGTCCGCGCGCAAGCTCATGATGCTGACCGACGTCACGGGCGTGCTGGGCGCCGACCGGGAGCTCCTGCGCACCGTCACCGCCGCCGACGTCCGGCGCATGATCGGCGACGGCACGATCTCGGGCGGCATGATTCCCAAGGTCGAGACCTGCCTGCACGCCGTCGAGAACGGGGTGCGCGAGACCTACATCCTGGACGGCCGCACGAGGCATGTCGTCCTGCTCGAGATCTTCACGGCCGAGGGCACGGGCACCGAGATCCGCCTGGTCTGA
- the rplM gene encoding 50S ribosomal protein L13 gives MKTYSAKPSEVERRWFLIDADGLVLGRLAALVANRLRGKHKPIFTPHIDTGDHVVVINAEKVVLKGKKRQQKTYYRHTGYPGGIKEATADQILDGAYPERVIEAAVRRMVPSGPLGRDQLRKLHVYKGKEHPHGGNQPETLDIGALNPKNRGAEAAHG, from the coding sequence ATGAAGACCTATTCGGCCAAGCCCTCCGAGGTCGAGCGGCGCTGGTTCCTCATCGACGCCGACGGCCTCGTGCTCGGCCGTCTGGCGGCGCTGGTCGCCAACCGCCTGCGCGGCAAGCACAAGCCGATCTTCACGCCCCATATCGACACCGGCGACCACGTCGTCGTGATCAACGCCGAGAAGGTCGTGCTCAAGGGCAAGAAGCGGCAGCAGAAGACCTACTACCGCCACACCGGCTATCCCGGCGGCATCAAGGAAGCCACCGCCGACCAGATCCTGGACGGCGCCTATCCCGAGCGTGTGATCGAGGCCGCCGTACGCCGCATGGTCCCTTCGGGTCCGCTCGGGCGCGATCAGCTGCGCAAGCTGCACGTTTACAAGGGGAAGGAGCATCCCCACGGCGGCAACCAGCCCGAGACGCTGGACATCGGCGCCCTCAACCCGAAGAACCGCGGCGCGGAGGCCGCCCATGGCTGA
- a CDS encoding DMT family transporter — protein MPARMAVIGESRSAEFAIGLMLLAVFMFASNDALGKWLLGAYSVGQIMFWRSAAALIILAPYLHRAGWRTLFVVDRPWLHAARAVLLAIEVGAFYLAVSYMPLADTATFYMATPLFVTALSVRLLGETVGLRRWTGCAVGFLGVVLILRPTSAVVSWPALIALGGSVLFALALILTRKLKDSSGRTLLVWQLLGALALGGVALPFAERSPDFGDASLLCLLGAVATIAHVCANRSLQIAPASVVVPFQYTMIIWSALLGVLVFGDVPDLLLMAGAALIIGSGLYVFRREQTLARERRQAPASSSAPPSRGLGATRSWRRPPEA, from the coding sequence ATGCCCGCCCGCATGGCCGTCATCGGCGAAAGCCGCTCGGCCGAGTTCGCCATCGGCCTGATGCTCCTGGCGGTCTTCATGTTCGCCAGCAACGACGCGCTGGGCAAATGGCTGCTCGGCGCCTATTCGGTCGGCCAGATCATGTTCTGGCGCAGCGCCGCCGCCCTGATCATCCTGGCGCCTTATCTCCACCGGGCCGGCTGGCGCACCCTGTTCGTGGTCGACCGGCCCTGGCTCCATGCCGCCCGCGCCGTGCTCCTGGCGATCGAGGTCGGCGCGTTCTACCTGGCCGTCAGCTACATGCCGCTGGCCGACACCGCGACCTTCTACATGGCGACGCCCTTGTTCGTGACCGCCCTCTCGGTCCGGCTGCTGGGCGAGACCGTAGGCCTCCGCCGCTGGACCGGCTGCGCGGTCGGCTTCCTGGGCGTCGTGCTGATCCTGCGCCCGACCAGCGCCGTGGTCAGCTGGCCGGCCCTGATCGCGCTGGGCGGCAGCGTCCTGTTCGCGCTCGCGCTCATCCTGACCCGCAAGCTCAAGGATTCGAGCGGGCGCACGCTGCTGGTCTGGCAGCTTCTGGGGGCCCTGGCCCTGGGCGGCGTCGCCCTGCCCTTCGCCGAGCGCTCGCCCGACTTCGGCGACGCGTCCCTGCTCTGCCTGCTGGGCGCGGTCGCGACGATCGCCCATGTCTGCGCCAACCGCTCGCTGCAGATCGCACCCGCATCGGTCGTCGTGCCGTTCCAGTACACCATGATCATCTGGTCGGCGCTTCTGGGCGTTCTCGTCTTCGGCGACGTGCCCGACCTGCTGCTGATGGCCGGGGCCGCCCTGATCATCGGCTCGGGCCTGTACGTCTTCCGGCGCGAGCAGACCCTCGCGCGCGAGCGGCGCCAGGCGCCGGCCAGCAGCAGCGCGCCGCCTTCGCGCGGCCTGGGCGCGACGCGGAGCTGGCGCCGGCCGCCCGAGGCTTGA
- a CDS encoding pitrilysin family protein, translating into MPEITTLANGLRVVTNAMPGLKTIACGVWVDVGARYELPEVNGVAHMLEHMAFKGTRRRSAQAIAEEIEDVGGHLNAYTSREQTAYYARVLGEDMPLAIDMIADILRNSVIDAGELARERTVVLQEIGQVNDTPDDLVFDLFQETAFPGQPLGRSILGPAEIVRSMPRESLLAYMEQHYSPDRMVLAVAGQLEHARVVDLASGLFGDMTGRPGHDFEPASYKGGELRSERDLEQAHIILGFPAFSYRDPDFYALQVFSSLLGGGMSSRLFQEIRERRGLAYSIFSFLSCYRDGGVLGVYAGTGEDETAELLPVIGDEILRFVERIDDVEIRRGRAQLKTSQMMALESPSAVAEDMARQLIAFERVIPTEEILEKIDAVDQAALRRVGERLLAGGRPTLTGLGPLAHMPDLERLARRFTG; encoded by the coding sequence ATGCCCGAAATCACTACGCTCGCGAACGGCCTGCGCGTCGTCACCAACGCCATGCCCGGCCTCAAGACCATCGCCTGCGGCGTGTGGGTCGATGTCGGCGCGCGCTACGAGCTGCCCGAGGTCAACGGTGTCGCCCACATGCTGGAGCACATGGCCTTCAAGGGCACGCGCCGCCGCAGCGCCCAGGCGATCGCCGAGGAGATCGAGGATGTCGGCGGCCACCTCAACGCCTACACCTCGCGCGAGCAGACCGCCTACTACGCCCGCGTCCTGGGCGAGGACATGCCGCTCGCCATCGACATGATCGCCGACATCCTGCGCAACTCGGTGATCGACGCCGGCGAGCTTGCCCGTGAGCGGACCGTGGTGCTGCAGGAGATCGGCCAGGTCAACGACACGCCGGACGACCTCGTCTTCGACCTGTTCCAGGAAACCGCCTTTCCCGGCCAGCCGCTCGGCCGCTCGATCCTGGGGCCCGCCGAGATCGTGCGCTCCATGCCGCGCGAGTCGCTGCTCGCCTATATGGAGCAGCACTACAGCCCGGACCGCATGGTCCTGGCGGTGGCCGGCCAGCTCGAGCACGCGCGCGTCGTCGACCTCGCGTCCGGCCTGTTCGGCGACATGACGGGGCGGCCGGGGCACGACTTCGAGCCCGCCAGCTACAAGGGCGGCGAGTTGCGCTCGGAGCGCGATCTCGAGCAGGCGCATATCATCCTGGGCTTTCCCGCCTTCTCCTATCGCGATCCCGACTTCTACGCGCTCCAGGTGTTCTCCTCGCTGCTGGGCGGCGGCATGAGCTCGCGCCTGTTCCAGGAGATCAGGGAGCGGCGCGGCCTCGCCTACTCGATCTTCTCCTTTCTGTCCTGCTACCGCGACGGCGGTGTGCTGGGCGTCTATGCCGGCACGGGCGAGGACGAGACGGCCGAACTGCTGCCCGTGATCGGCGACGAGATCCTGCGCTTCGTCGAGCGGATCGACGACGTCGAGATCCGGCGCGGCCGCGCCCAGCTCAAGACCAGCCAGATGATGGCGCTGGAAAGCCCCTCGGCCGTGGCCGAGGACATGGCGCGCCAGCTGATCGCCTTCGAGCGGGTGATCCCGACCGAGGAGATCCTGGAGAAGATCGACGCGGTCGACCAGGCGGCGCTGCGCCGGGTCGGCGAACGCCTCCTCGCCGGCGGCCGGCCGACGCTGACCGGCCTCGGCCCGCTCGCGCACATGCCCGACCTCGAGCGCCTCGCCCGCCGGTTCACGGGCTGA
- the metZ gene encoding O-succinylhomoserine sulfhydrylase gives MSQTWRPRTRLIHEGTKRSAYGETAEALFLTSGFTYARAEDAALRFAEQQDGYQYTRVANPTIAMFEERLAALEGAEACQATATGMAAVNAALMCQLKAGARVVAARVLFGSCAYILTEILPRFGVEVAFVDGRDLDAWAKALARPTDVVFFETPANPTLELIDIAAVSELAHKAGAVVVIDNVFATPILQRPIELGADVVVYSATKHIDGQGRCMGGAVLSTEAFCKDKLKPFLKNTGPTISPFNAWVLLKGLETLDLRMERHCTNAAQLARFLEALPGVRQVLHPGLESFPQHDLARRQMANGGPLIALRTGGGRERAFEVLNRLELICVSNNLGDAKSLITHPSSTTHSRLDAAVREEIGITEDLLRLSVGLEDVQDLKDDLAQALG, from the coding sequence ATGAGCCAGACCTGGCGTCCGCGCACGCGGCTGATCCACGAGGGCACCAAGCGCAGCGCGTATGGCGAGACCGCCGAGGCCCTGTTCCTGACCTCAGGCTTCACCTATGCCCGGGCCGAGGACGCGGCGCTGCGTTTCGCCGAGCAGCAGGACGGCTACCAGTACACGCGCGTCGCCAACCCCACGATCGCCATGTTCGAGGAGCGCCTGGCGGCGCTCGAAGGTGCCGAGGCCTGCCAGGCGACCGCGACCGGCATGGCCGCGGTCAACGCCGCGTTGATGTGCCAGCTCAAGGCTGGCGCGCGCGTCGTAGCCGCCCGCGTCCTGTTCGGCTCCTGCGCCTACATCCTGACCGAGATCCTCCCCCGTTTCGGGGTTGAGGTCGCGTTCGTCGACGGTCGCGACCTGGATGCCTGGGCCAAGGCGCTCGCCCGTCCGACGGACGTCGTGTTCTTCGAGACCCCGGCCAACCCGACGCTGGAGCTGATCGACATCGCGGCGGTATCCGAGCTGGCGCACAAGGCGGGTGCGGTCGTCGTGATCGACAACGTGTTCGCCACCCCGATCCTGCAACGGCCGATCGAGCTCGGCGCCGATGTCGTGGTCTATTCCGCGACCAAGCATATCGACGGCCAGGGCCGCTGCATGGGCGGCGCGGTCCTCTCGACCGAGGCGTTCTGCAAGGACAAGCTCAAGCCTTTCCTCAAGAACACCGGGCCGACCATCAGCCCGTTCAACGCCTGGGTCCTGCTCAAGGGCCTGGAAACGCTCGACCTACGCATGGAGCGCCATTGTACGAACGCGGCCCAGCTCGCACGCTTTCTCGAGGCGCTGCCGGGCGTCCGTCAGGTGCTCCATCCCGGCCTGGAAAGCTTCCCGCAGCACGATCTGGCGAGGCGGCAGATGGCGAACGGCGGCCCCTTGATCGCGTTGCGCACCGGCGGCGGGCGCGAGCGCGCCTTCGAGGTGCTGAACCGCCTGGAACTGATCTGCGTCTCGAACAATCTGGGCGACGCCAAGAGCCTGATCACCCACCCGTCGTCGACCACGCACAGCCGCCTGGACGCGGCCGTGCGCGAGGAGATCGGGATCACGGAGGACCTGCTCCGCCTGTCGGTCGGCCTGGAGGACGTCCAGGACCTCAAGGACGACCTGGCGCAGGCGCTCGGCTGA
- a CDS encoding MFS transporter yields MSAILPAVLALVVGISTVQLANGFLGTLIGVRVGTGIFPAVLNGVILSAYYAGYTLGAATVGDVIQRIGHIRAFAALAGLVGAAVVLQAVLVDPWFWIAARIATGFGCAGLFIATESWLNAKSTADTRGSVFALYMVATYATYGGGQFVLNAADPAGFELFALAAALFSLALVPVSMTHAAAPVLPPSPRLRMSELRRVAPVALAGCAASGLASSAFYALVPVFAQGAGYSVSAIATFMATAIAGGLAFQIPVGRLSDRLDRRVLACGLALGLAAAAALMMLHDTETGWPAYLNAFVLGGFFSTIYPVCVAHANDRVAPERVVAVSGQLILISGIASCLGPIAGSWLMNMAGIGAVFGFMAAVALLFAATGLWRIVSTEPPERQPRLFTFLSGHMSHQIAHVADPPAPDHPATAPVPPPVAGPAPRA; encoded by the coding sequence ATGAGCGCGATCCTTCCCGCCGTCCTCGCCCTCGTCGTCGGCATCAGCACGGTCCAGCTCGCCAACGGCTTCCTCGGCACGCTGATCGGCGTCCGGGTCGGCACGGGCATCTTCCCGGCCGTGCTGAACGGCGTCATCCTCTCGGCCTACTATGCCGGCTACACGCTGGGCGCGGCCACGGTCGGCGACGTCATCCAGCGGATCGGCCATATCCGGGCCTTCGCCGCCCTGGCCGGGCTCGTCGGCGCCGCGGTCGTCCTCCAGGCCGTGCTGGTCGATCCCTGGTTCTGGATCGCGGCCCGCATCGCCACCGGCTTCGGCTGCGCCGGCCTGTTCATCGCGACCGAAAGCTGGCTGAACGCGAAGTCGACGGCCGACACGCGCGGCTCCGTCTTCGCGCTCTACATGGTCGCGACCTACGCCACCTATGGCGGCGGCCAGTTCGTGCTGAACGCGGCCGATCCCGCCGGCTTCGAGCTGTTCGCCCTGGCGGCGGCCCTGTTCTCCCTGGCCCTCGTGCCGGTCAGCATGACGCACGCGGCCGCCCCGGTCCTGCCGCCCAGCCCGCGCCTGCGCATGAGCGAGCTGCGCCGCGTCGCGCCGGTCGCGCTCGCCGGCTGCGCCGCGTCCGGCCTCGCCAGCAGCGCGTTCTACGCGCTCGTCCCGGTCTTCGCGCAAGGCGCCGGCTATTCCGTCAGCGCGATCGCGACCTTCATGGCGACCGCGATCGCGGGCGGGCTCGCCTTCCAGATCCCGGTCGGCCGGCTGTCCGACCGGCTCGACCGGCGCGTGCTCGCCTGCGGCCTCGCGCTCGGCCTCGCCGCCGCCGCCGCACTCATGATGCTGCACGACACCGAGACGGGCTGGCCCGCCTATCTCAACGCCTTCGTCCTCGGCGGGTTCTTCTCGACGATCTACCCGGTCTGCGTCGCCCACGCCAACGACCGCGTCGCGCCCGAGCGGGTGGTCGCGGTGAGCGGCCAGCTGATCCTCATCTCGGGCATCGCGTCCTGCCTCGGCCCGATCGCCGGGTCGTGGCTCATGAACATGGCGGGCATCGGCGCGGTGTTCGGCTTCATGGCCGCCGTCGCGCTCCTGTTCGCCGCGACCGGCCTGTGGCGCATCGTCTCGACCGAGCCGCCCGAGCGCCAGCCTCGCCTGTTCACCTTCCTGAGCGGGCACATGTCGCACCAGATCGCCCACGTCGCCGATCCGCCGGCGCCCGACCACCCGGCCACGGCGCCGGTCCCGCCGCCCGTCGCGGGCCCGGCCCCGCGCGCGTGA
- the rpsI gene encoding 30S ribosomal protein S9 translates to MAETTIRSFDELRSAAGRTLPDTETAPVEPKLDPQGRAYATGRRKDAIARVWVKPGAGRVMVNGRELETYFARPVLRMIINQPFVTINRLQQYDVMCTVKGGGLSGQAGAVRHGISRALVNFEPQLRSALKQGGFLTRDPRAVERKKYGKAKARRSFQFSKR, encoded by the coding sequence ATGGCTGAGACCACGATCCGTTCCTTCGACGAGTTGCGCTCGGCCGCCGGCCGCACCCTTCCCGATACCGAAACGGCGCCTGTCGAGCCCAAGCTCGACCCGCAGGGCCGCGCCTACGCCACCGGCCGCCGCAAGGACGCGATCGCGCGCGTATGGGTCAAGCCGGGCGCCGGGCGCGTCATGGTCAACGGCCGCGAGCTCGAGACCTATTTCGCCCGTCCCGTGCTTCGCATGATCATCAATCAGCCCTTCGTGACCATCAACCGTCTGCAGCAGTACGACGTGATGTGCACGGTCAAGGGCGGCGGGCTGTCCGGCCAGGCGGGCGCCGTGCGTCACGGCATCAGCCGCGCGCTCGTCAACTTCGAGCCGCAGCTGCGGTCGGCGTTGAAGCAGGGCGGCTTCCTGACCCGCGACCCGCGCGCCGTCGAGCGCAAGAAGTATGGCAAGGCCAAGGCGCGCCGCAGCTTCCAGTTCTCCAAGCGCTGA
- a CDS encoding quinone-dependent dihydroorotate dehydrogenase: MSSFLAALGRCLPPEAAHGSLIRALALGLVPSGPAPSSPRLRVQALGRTLPHPIGLAAGFDKNALVPDAMLRQGFAFVEVGSITPRPQKGNPKPRLFRLAADGALINRLGFNNEGLAAAQARLARRSRAQGPVGANIGMNKDAADPLADYATGLRALHDQVDFLVANVSSPNTPGLRDLQAKDRLRRLLDGMLAVRAAAAGAQAPTPLLLKIAPDLAPGDVEDIVATVLDCGLDGLIVSNTTVARPDHLRGRAKTETGGLSGRPLLGPSTDLLRRVRRLAGPGLLLVGVGGVASGADAYAKIRAGATLVELYTAMVYHGPGIAGRIAAELDALLERDGFAQVRDAVGADLG; this comes from the coding sequence GTGAGTTCGTTCCTTGCCGCCCTGGGGCGGTGCCTGCCGCCGGAGGCCGCGCACGGCTCCCTCATCCGCGCCCTGGCGCTGGGCCTCGTGCCCTCCGGGCCGGCGCCGTCCTCGCCGCGTCTTCGGGTCCAGGCTCTCGGCCGGACCCTGCCGCATCCGATCGGTCTTGCCGCCGGCTTCGACAAGAACGCCCTGGTTCCGGACGCCATGCTCCGCCAGGGCTTCGCCTTCGTCGAGGTCGGCAGCATCACGCCTCGGCCGCAGAAGGGCAACCCCAAGCCGCGCCTGTTCCGGCTCGCCGCGGACGGTGCGTTGATCAACCGGCTGGGCTTCAACAACGAGGGCCTGGCGGCCGCGCAGGCGCGACTCGCCCGCCGATCGCGTGCCCAGGGCCCCGTCGGCGCCAATATCGGCATGAACAAGGACGCCGCCGATCCGCTGGCGGACTACGCGACGGGCCTGCGCGCGTTGCACGACCAGGTCGACTTCCTCGTCGCCAACGTCTCGTCGCCGAACACGCCGGGCCTGCGCGACCTCCAGGCGAAGGACCGGCTCCGCCGGCTGCTGGACGGCATGCTGGCGGTTCGAGCGGCCGCCGCCGGCGCGCAGGCGCCGACGCCGCTCCTGCTCAAGATCGCGCCCGACCTGGCGCCGGGCGACGTCGAGGACATCGTCGCCACCGTCCTGGACTGCGGGCTGGACGGCCTGATCGTCTCGAACACCACGGTCGCGCGGCCGGACCACCTGCGCGGCCGGGCGAAGACCGAGACCGGCGGCCTGAGCGGCCGCCCCCTGCTGGGACCGTCGACCGACCTGTTGCGCCGGGTGCGGCGTCTGGCCGGGCCGGGCCTGCTCCTGGTCGGGGTCGGCGGCGTGGCGAGCGGGGCCGACGCCTATGCCAAGATCCGCGCCGGGGCGACCCTGGTCGAGCTGTACACGGCCATGGTCTACCACGGGCCCGGCATAGCCGGCCGGATCGCGGCCGAGTTGGACGCGCTGCTCGAGCGGGACGGGTTCGCCCAAGTCCGGGACGCGGTCGGCGCGGACTTGGGCTGA